Proteins from one Bradyrhizobium amphicarpaeae genomic window:
- a CDS encoding anhydro-N-acetylmuramic acid kinase, which produces MMLTALGLMSGTSLDGVDVALIETDGKQVKAFGPSGYRAYSPAERNLLRQALSEAVHLSQRDARPGILAEAERAVTRAHAEAVAAFFAQHRMRPEDIDIVGFHGQTVLHRPERRLTVQIGDAASLAKAIHIPVMHDFRAADVEAGGQGAPFVPVYHRALAHSLDREGPIVVVNIGGVSNITYIDGNDTLIACDTGPGNALLDDFMYRTMNKSFDAEGKFASLGKVDEAWIARALELPFFALPPPKSLDRNDFAALRLGEVAPADGAATLTAFTAAAIARIIPLLPRRPRSWIVCGGGARNLTMLRMLRERVGTATVEAAEALGWASDAIEAQAFGFLAARGLKGLPLSYPATTGVPMPMTGGVIARP; this is translated from the coding sequence ATGATGTTGACGGCACTCGGTTTGATGAGCGGCACCTCGCTGGACGGGGTGGATGTCGCGCTGATCGAAACCGATGGAAAGCAGGTGAAGGCGTTCGGGCCGTCCGGCTACCGGGCTTATAGTCCGGCGGAGCGCAATCTGCTGCGCCAGGCGCTGAGCGAGGCCGTGCACCTGTCGCAACGTGACGCCCGGCCAGGCATCCTGGCCGAGGCCGAGCGCGCAGTGACACGGGCCCATGCCGAGGCGGTTGCCGCCTTCTTCGCCCAGCACCGCATGAGGCCCGAGGACATCGACATCGTCGGCTTCCACGGCCAGACCGTGCTGCATCGCCCCGAGCGGCGGCTGACGGTGCAGATCGGTGACGCCGCCTCGCTGGCGAAGGCGATCCATATCCCCGTGATGCATGATTTCCGCGCCGCCGACGTCGAGGCCGGCGGGCAGGGGGCGCCTTTCGTACCAGTCTACCATCGCGCGCTCGCCCACTCGCTGGATCGCGAGGGCCCGATCGTCGTCGTCAATATCGGCGGCGTCTCCAACATCACCTATATCGACGGCAACGACACGCTGATCGCCTGCGACACCGGGCCCGGCAACGCACTGCTGGACGATTTCATGTACCGCACCATGAACAAGTCGTTCGATGCGGAAGGAAAATTCGCAAGCCTCGGTAAGGTCGATGAGGCCTGGATTGCCCGCGCGCTGGAGCTGCCGTTCTTTGCGCTGCCTCCGCCGAAATCGCTCGACCGCAACGATTTTGCGGCGCTCAGGCTCGGCGAGGTCGCCCCTGCCGACGGCGCGGCGACGCTCACCGCTTTCACCGCGGCGGCGATCGCCCGAATCATCCCGCTGCTGCCGCGGCGGCCGCGGAGCTGGATCGTCTGCGGCGGCGGCGCGCGCAACCTCACCATGCTCAGGATGCTGAGGGAGCGGGTCGGAACAGCCACCGTCGAGGCCGCCGAGGCGCTCGGCTGGGCCTCCGACGCCATCGAGGCGCAGGCCTTTGGTTTCCTGGCCGCCCGCGGCCTGAAGGGCCTGCCGTTGTCCTATCCCGCCACCACGGGCGTGCCGATGCCGATGACGGGCGGGGTGATCGCGCGGCCCTGA
- a CDS encoding glutathione S-transferase family protein, with protein MTTSFETTASLKLISHKLCPYVQRAVIALKEKGVPFERIDIDLANKPDWFLKLSPLGKVPVLVVTTKTGEVALFESNVICEYIEETQGGAKLHPVDALKRAEHRAWMEFGSAILGDLWGLETTTEPATFESKRQALGAKFARVEAALGEGPYFAGEAFSLVDAVFAPIFRYFDLFDELTEHGIFKDVPKVRTWRVALSERQSVRTAVGEDYPQLLRAFLVRHDAHLLRLAA; from the coding sequence ATGACGACTTCATTTGAAACGACCGCTTCGCTCAAACTGATCAGCCACAAGCTTTGCCCCTACGTGCAGCGCGCCGTGATCGCGCTGAAGGAGAAGGGTGTTCCGTTCGAACGGATCGACATCGATCTCGCCAACAAGCCCGACTGGTTCCTGAAACTGTCGCCGCTCGGCAAGGTGCCGGTGCTGGTGGTAACGACCAAGACCGGCGAGGTCGCGCTGTTCGAGAGCAATGTGATCTGTGAGTACATCGAGGAGACGCAGGGTGGCGCGAAGCTGCATCCGGTGGATGCGCTTAAGCGGGCCGAGCATCGCGCCTGGATGGAGTTCGGTTCGGCGATCCTCGGCGATCTCTGGGGGCTGGAGACAACGACGGAACCGGCGACGTTCGAGAGCAAGCGGCAGGCGCTCGGCGCGAAATTCGCGCGGGTGGAAGCCGCGCTTGGCGAAGGTCCGTATTTTGCCGGCGAAGCGTTCAGCTTGGTGGATGCGGTGTTCGCGCCGATCTTCCGCTACTTCGACCTGTTCGACGAGCTGACCGAGCACGGCATCTTCAAGGACGTGCCGAAGGTGCGGACGTGGCGCGTTGCGCTGTCAGAGCGTCAGAGCGTGCGGACGGCCGTCGGCGAGGATTATCCGCAATTGCTGCGCGCGTTCCTGGTGCGCCACGATGCGCATCTGCTCAGGCTTGCGGCCTGA
- a CDS encoding alpha/beta hydrolase, whose translation MPEVIFTGPAGRLEGRYHPAKQKNAPIAMILHPHPQFHGTMNHQIVYQCYYAFAHRGFSVLRFNFRGVGRSQGSFDHGTGELSDAAAALDWAQTINPEARACWVAGFSFGAWIGMQLLMRRPEVEGFISIAPPANLYDFSFLAPCPSSGLIVHGEKDAVVPPKDVNTLVEKLKTQKGIVIDQQIIPGANHFFDAKLEPLMETITAYLDMRLANVR comes from the coding sequence ATGCCTGAAGTTATTTTCACTGGCCCTGCCGGCCGTCTCGAAGGCCGCTATCACCCGGCCAAGCAGAAGAACGCGCCGATCGCGATGATCCTGCATCCGCATCCGCAGTTTCACGGCACGATGAACCATCAGATCGTGTACCAGTGCTACTATGCGTTCGCGCATCGTGGCTTCTCGGTGCTGCGCTTCAACTTCCGCGGCGTCGGCCGCAGCCAGGGCTCGTTCGACCACGGTACCGGCGAATTGTCGGACGCCGCCGCAGCCCTCGACTGGGCGCAGACCATCAATCCCGAAGCGCGCGCTTGCTGGGTCGCCGGCTTCTCCTTCGGCGCCTGGATCGGCATGCAGCTGTTGATGCGCCGCCCCGAGGTCGAGGGCTTCATCTCGATCGCGCCGCCGGCCAATCTCTACGACTTCTCGTTTCTTGCGCCCTGCCCGTCCTCCGGCCTGATCGTGCATGGCGAGAAGGATGCGGTGGTGCCGCCCAAGGACGTCAACACGCTGGTCGAGAAGCTGAAGACGCAGAAGGGCATCGTGATCGACCAGCAGATCATCCCCGGTGCCAACCATTTCTTCGACGCCAAGCTCGAGCCACTGATGGAAACGATCACGGCGTATCTGGACATGCGGCTGGCGAACGTTCGCTGA
- a CDS encoding LytTR family DNA-binding domain-containing protein, with protein MADRQNAPEAEFVETVWDRNQVPGDKASSSGTSGGVRGISGDWALFAAIAAIAFASGIVNALSGAQDAAWRGDGYDIGRRMFWEMTSILVILVLVPGLMLSVRRMRRTTNLAATIGIGAAALLGFSALHIAGMVGLRKSVLWLAGSAYDFHFSVASVLYEFRKDAVTSLLIGATLWLIDSRRELRKAVREAHAKPTGPQEQPSPDLIWLRDGTTRIRVAPRDILWVASAGNYIEYSLASGTQHLIRGTLAATENELARFAIVRVHRTRLANLDRVSGVDFKPSGDFELTFDNGKTLGGSRRYRSAVASLGGRTAPL; from the coding sequence ATGGCTGACCGCCAAAATGCTCCGGAAGCGGAGTTCGTCGAGACGGTTTGGGATCGGAACCAGGTGCCAGGGGACAAGGCGTCGTCTTCGGGGACGAGCGGTGGGGTTCGCGGGATCAGCGGCGACTGGGCCTTGTTCGCTGCGATCGCCGCCATCGCGTTCGCCAGTGGCATCGTCAATGCACTATCCGGCGCCCAGGACGCCGCCTGGCGCGGTGACGGCTATGACATCGGCCGGCGCATGTTCTGGGAGATGACCAGCATCCTCGTGATCCTGGTACTGGTGCCGGGCTTGATGCTGTCAGTCCGGCGCATGCGCCGGACGACAAACCTGGCGGCGACGATCGGAATCGGTGCGGCCGCCCTGCTCGGTTTCTCGGCCCTTCACATCGCCGGCATGGTGGGCTTGCGGAAGTCAGTGCTCTGGCTGGCGGGCAGTGCTTACGACTTCCATTTCTCGGTGGCGTCAGTTCTGTACGAGTTTCGGAAGGACGCGGTGACCTCATTGCTGATCGGGGCAACGCTTTGGCTGATCGACAGCCGCCGCGAACTGCGCAAGGCCGTGCGAGAAGCCCACGCCAAGCCAACCGGCCCGCAGGAGCAGCCATCTCCCGATCTGATCTGGCTCCGGGACGGAACCACCCGCATTCGCGTTGCACCGCGTGATATTCTGTGGGTTGCCTCCGCCGGCAACTACATCGAATACAGCCTCGCCAGCGGCACCCAGCACCTGATCCGCGGCACGCTTGCCGCGACCGAAAACGAACTCGCCCGATTCGCCATCGTACGCGTTCACCGGACAAGGCTTGCCAATCTCGACCGGGTAAGCGGCGTGGACTTCAAGCCCTCAGGCGATTTCGAGCTCACATTCGACAACGGGAAGACGCTCGGGGGCAGCCGCCGCTACAGGTCCGCGGTCGCCTCGCTCGGAGGCCGCACGGCGCCTCTGTGA
- a CDS encoding acyltransferase family protein: MSTPQQASNPERRIDLDWVRILAFGLLIFYHVGMLYVSWGFHIKSEHRLTWLEPVMLVLNPWRLSLLFLVSGVASRFMLDKYRLTTFARARSTRLLIPLIFGMLVIVPPQSYLQIVESVGYPAGFVDFYVRHYLAFSSEFCPSPCIVLPTWNHLWFVVYLWVYTMALVGVLCLWPEAADWIGERLTAALARRWLLVLPCLLFAAWRLFLSPAFPSTHALFGDWYNHADYATAFLIGFLLAREGGFWRDIERQRWMALMLAIVCFTAFILVYAGLFPRSPVLRWFAGSAYGCYQWITMVAVLGFARRHLTADDGPLRRYLTDAIFPYYIVHQTAIIVIAHALRGSGLPAGSEAAIVIGGTALTCLVSYEVARRIGWLRPLFGLRPVSRSTAGIAQQQPA; encoded by the coding sequence ATGTCAACTCCACAGCAAGCATCCAACCCGGAACGACGCATCGATCTGGATTGGGTGCGGATATTAGCCTTTGGGCTCCTGATCTTCTACCATGTCGGCATGCTCTACGTGTCCTGGGGATTTCACATCAAGAGCGAGCACCGGCTGACCTGGCTCGAGCCGGTGATGCTGGTGCTCAATCCCTGGCGCTTGTCGCTGCTGTTCCTGGTCTCCGGGGTCGCCAGCCGTTTCATGCTGGACAAGTATCGGCTCACAACCTTTGCCCGCGCGCGATCGACGCGGCTGCTGATCCCGCTGATCTTCGGCATGCTCGTGATCGTGCCGCCGCAGTCCTACCTCCAGATCGTCGAAAGCGTTGGTTACCCGGCAGGTTTCGTCGATTTCTATGTCCGCCACTATCTGGCGTTCAGCTCGGAATTCTGTCCAAGCCCCTGCATCGTACTGCCGACGTGGAACCATCTCTGGTTCGTGGTCTATCTCTGGGTCTACACGATGGCCCTGGTTGGCGTGCTGTGCTTGTGGCCAGAGGCAGCGGATTGGATCGGCGAGCGGTTGACGGCCGCGCTCGCCAGGCGATGGCTGCTGGTGTTGCCGTGCCTGTTGTTTGCAGCCTGGCGGCTATTTCTGTCGCCGGCCTTTCCGTCGACGCATGCGCTGTTCGGCGACTGGTACAACCACGCGGACTACGCGACCGCGTTCCTGATCGGCTTCCTGCTCGCACGCGAGGGCGGCTTCTGGCGCGACATCGAGCGGCAACGGTGGATGGCGTTGATGCTCGCAATCGTTTGCTTCACCGCCTTCATCCTCGTTTATGCCGGCTTGTTCCCGCGGTCGCCGGTGCTGAGATGGTTCGCCGGCTCGGCCTATGGCTGCTATCAATGGATCACGATGGTGGCGGTGCTCGGATTTGCGCGGCGCCATTTGACGGCCGATGATGGTCCCTTACGCCGCTATCTGACCGATGCGATCTTTCCCTATTACATCGTGCATCAGACCGCGATCATCGTGATCGCGCACGCGCTGCGGGGGAGTGGCCTGCCTGCCGGAAGCGAGGCCGCCATCGTGATCGGCGGCACCGCTCTTACCTGTCTGGTCAGCTACGAGGTCGCGCGGCGCATCGGCTGGTTGCGTCCGCTATTCGGACTGCGGCCGGTGTCCCGTTCAACGGCCGGGATCGCGCAGCAACAGCCGGCCTGA
- a CDS encoding cysteine desulfurase family protein, which translates to MPSRVYLDWNATTPLRPEARAAMLAAWELIGNPSSVHAEGREARRLVEDARAVLAAAVGALPRNVVFTSSGTEANTLALSPGLRRPSGEPARRLLVSAVEHPSVLAGGRFPPDDVGQIRVTRSGVVDLDHLRDLLAGGRPALVSIMAANNETGALQPVAEAARIVHEAGGLLHVDAIQALGKIPIEINAMGADLATFSAHKVGGPKGVGALIVAEGLTGLEPLLRGGGQELNRRAGTENVAGIAGFGAVMKAALQTLSEDAERMTSLRDRLANGIRAIAGATIFSDEVERLPNTVLFTARGLKAETAVIGFDLEGIAVSSGSACSSGKVQPSHVLSAMGYDPVVAQGAVRLSLGWSTEPDDINRALEAWRKLGNTLLRA; encoded by the coding sequence ATGCCGAGCCGCGTCTACCTCGACTGGAATGCGACCACACCGCTGCGCCCCGAGGCGCGGGCTGCGATGCTGGCTGCCTGGGAGCTGATCGGCAATCCGTCCTCGGTCCATGCCGAGGGGCGGGAGGCGCGGCGGCTGGTCGAGGACGCCCGTGCCGTACTGGCGGCGGCCGTGGGCGCGCTGCCGCGGAACGTCGTCTTCACCTCGTCCGGAACCGAGGCCAATACGCTGGCGCTGTCGCCGGGTCTGCGCCGCCCGTCCGGAGAGCCGGCGCGGCGGCTCCTGGTCTCCGCGGTCGAGCATCCTTCGGTGCTGGCCGGTGGCCGTTTCCCGCCGGATGACGTCGGCCAGATCCGGGTCACGCGCTCCGGCGTCGTTGATCTCGATCACCTCCGAGACCTGCTTGCGGGTGGCCGGCCGGCTCTGGTCTCGATCATGGCGGCCAACAACGAGACCGGCGCGCTCCAGCCGGTCGCTGAGGCGGCGCGGATCGTCCACGAGGCCGGGGGCCTCCTGCACGTCGATGCGATCCAGGCGCTTGGGAAAATTCCAATCGAAATCAATGCGATGGGTGCGGATCTTGCGACTTTTTCTGCACATAAGGTCGGTGGCCCCAAGGGCGTCGGCGCCCTGATCGTGGCGGAGGGACTGACGGGATTGGAGCCTTTGCTGCGGGGAGGCGGCCAGGAGCTGAACCGGCGCGCGGGAACCGAGAATGTTGCGGGAATTGCCGGCTTTGGCGCCGTGATGAAGGCTGCGCTTCAGACTCTTTCGGAAGATGCGGAGCGGATGACAAGTCTCAGAGATCGCTTGGCAAATGGCATTCGCGCGATTGCCGGCGCGACCATCTTCTCGGATGAGGTGGAGCGGTTGCCAAATACCGTCCTGTTCACCGCGCGAGGCCTCAAGGCCGAGACCGCCGTGATCGGCTTCGACCTCGAAGGCATCGCAGTCTCCTCGGGTTCGGCCTGTTCCTCGGGCAAGGTCCAGCCGTCCCACGTGCTGTCGGCCATGGGGTACGATCCTGTCGTGGCCCAGGGAGCGGTGCGCCTCAGTCTGGGCTGGTCCACGGAACCGGATGACATCAACAGGGCGTTAGAGGCTTGGCGAAAGCTCGGTAATACCCTACTTAGAGCGTAG